DNA from Bombus vancouverensis nearcticus chromosome 14, iyBomVanc1_principal, whole genome shotgun sequence:
CATAacagattaaaaaatatttttgtacatgtataatttttatattatttataaatataaacaaagtATTGTCTCAAAAGATAATCTCAGAATTTAAAATGTATACAGTGtgtctaaaaagaaaaaagaataacaTTGAGTAAATAAAACGATAAaggttaaaatttttattttgaagGAAAGTCAATTGATGAGTATCATTATCTTAACCAtaaagttattaaaatatacgaacctccgaattatttcatatataagTGGCAATATTTCAATATCCAAATCATCCACTGTAAATTGTGAGCGTAAAGCACCTTCCTCCGATAATTCCGATTCCATTATAACATTTTGATCAAGCATAAGCGATgcattataattataacattttgtGTACTTCTATGACAACACAGCCGCGTTCATATGGCTTCGATCACAATCTTTTGCAAAAACCCTATCGTTAAGTGGGTGTCGGCCTTAAATAGTAACTTTTAAGTTGTAACCAAATTTCACGAGGTTCACTTGGAACCAAGTTCAGTTTAGTTCTTCCTGTTCACTTCCTTCTCGTTCAGCATCTACAAGGCCCGCAAGGTAATATATATTTGATACTAATCTATCTTAATCTTGAAGTATCCAAACGTATATCCTTCATTCTCTCATTTTGtatcatttaaaattattaaacaagCTTATACAagtattatttttgtatttaacaaatatttttgtttattattgaTAGCCAGTATGGGACGCCGACCAGCCAGATGGTacgtattatatgtatttatttcctttattaATGCTTAAgttaaatatgcaaatattatCGCCtcttatacttatatatattgtataaagtTGTAAGTTATGAAGCTTATAATAACCTCTTGTGATGGTGTAGAAGGAGGTTATGTGTGTTCTTGCATTTCTATTGGTAAATTCTACGTTATATTTATAATGTTAATGCTTGTAAACGCTTTTTATACGAATTATACCTATATTTTTCTTTGTAGTTACCGATATTGCAAAAACAAACCATATCCCAAATCAAGGTTCTGTAGAGGTGTGCCTGATCCAAAGATTCGTATCTTTGATCTTGGAAAAAAGAAAGCCTCTGTGGAAGATTTTCCGTTATGTGTGCACTTGGTATCAGATGAATATGAACAGCTTAGTTCCGAGGCTCTTGAAGCTGGACGTATTTGTGCAAATAAGTACATGGTGAAAAACGCTGGAAAAGACCAGTTTCATATCCGTATGAGACTCCACCCATTCCATGTTATCCGGATTAATAAAATGTTATCATGTGCTGGAGCTGATAGGTATATAAGCAATCCgttgtattttattaaacaactaatattataatttagatttatgcttagcaagttataacttaaattttctatatattgttcgttagtatattatattaataatatagtaTGTTTGAATAAATATTCTGTTTTATACTTTTCAAGGCTCCAAACAGGAATGCGAGGTGCCTTTGGTAAACCACAAGGTACTGTAGCCAGGGTACACATTGGACAGCCAATTATGAGTGTACGTTCATCTGATCGTCATAAGGCTGCTGTAGTTGAGGCATTGCGACGTGCCAAATTCAAATTCCCGGGTCGACAAAAAATTTATGTTTCAAAGAAATGGGGCTTTACGAAATATGACCGCGCTGAATATGAAGAACTGAAAGCAGCCGGCCGATTAGCTCCAGATGGATGCAATGTGAAATATTTGCCAGAACATGGGCCTCTTGAAGAATggaaaaaatttagaaaagttcTTGCTGCTGCTTAACCGaaacaattttttgaaattttgattTCATTAAACAGATTGAAAACAAGTACATGTGTTATTAATCTCgtaatttttgtaatataattATGGTATTTGTAGGGGATTGATAGTTACAATAAAGAGAACTGGctatactcgtagatactgctCGATATGACTAACTCGcttgcgatcgcgtccgtttatttgtactggtcgggggagagtcgaAAAGTTCAAATTCGCCTTTGTTCGACGgatgcacgtagcggcgacattgttttgccgagagtttatttattattacattacgtgtttgataacgatattgatactccgaggcaaaacaacatgatttgaattgtcctctaactcgtgtgccgctacatattcatattacattattaactctgattgttatttatttattagcttcttaaagttaaattttatacgTCTATTTAGTATTTCATTTACTTAAATATAGCTATTTCAAATATTagctttattaattattaattcaaaatAACTTTTGAACCAATGGGCTGCTAGGCTAAAAGCTAtcatatttcgtctctattCATCGAGTATCAGACGATGCGAAAAATGTTAGAAAGAAGGAATGATGTCCAGAAACGAAGTTTAACCAAACTTTTGTCAAGAAATGATATGGTTACGTGCAACTTTTAAATAATAAGTTTTCATGCTAGATTTCTAACCAATAATTACAAACGtaaacaattttaatttataatttataatgtcatatttacaatttacaatcaGAATTTTAAGGAAATATGTGCATTCTTACATTGTAAAacttaattaaatacattttatttttttctctttagaAGACATAATTAGATATCATCTGATGATATTTATTTCAATGTGAATGACATGTAATATCCgcgtcattttcattttctgtgTTTTGAATCTCGTCATCAATATCTATATCACATATTCCGCGACTATGAGTATCAAGTGCCTCTGTACTAGTTGCTGCATCTAATAATGGAGATAATTTCTCTGCCTCGCTGTCTTCATCTTGTCCTTGCCCCTGTAAATActaatttatttggacgacgtagTAAAAATCtgcatattttcaatattttgttaaaagtgctaagtaacgaaaaaatattggaaattggACATCAGGAGATTACCTCGTAAAGAGAAACTGGTTGTTTTTCATTAACAAGTCTAAGGGTATCTCGTGATCGTAATACTGCCTTTTCCCGTAAATGCCCGGAGTTTTTCATCCTCATTGCTGGAGATCGGCTATGTAAATCTTTCTGTGATCCTGAATGTTCATCTCTGGCTAACAAGACAGACATTCGAAATTCCGGGGTAGGGCATGTAGTACCACTTGTTCTTGCAGATACATCTCCATCTTTTGAAGATACATGTTTCGATACAGGTGTACGTTCTATAGATCTTTTAAATAGCATGTGAATTACAATTTAAATCGATTATACTAACATAAACTAaacgtaaatttaaaaattcaagtaatataatattttacctaTTTAATGCTTCAGCTGCTTGAATCGCACTGGCTGTATCTGTATCAGGAGTGTCTGGAGATTCTGGCGCAAGAACAGCAGTTCTTGGAATATATGGACCATTCAAAGCTTCTATTAACGATACAGCTTCGTATCCAGCTGGTATATTTTCACAACTTCCCTGAAAAAGGATTTAACATTTCTTTTATCAGATAAAAAGGCagtttattgttttcaattaaattttacaacAAACTGTACCGAAATAGAGTAAGATATAAAGATGATAAACATATATCTAAACATATGTGCACATAACACTGACACGTATTTTGATAATTACttgtatgaataaataaatattgacCTCTGGTAATGGTGGATTTGATATAATTGCTCCAGTTGC
Protein-coding regions in this window:
- the RpL10 gene encoding ribosomal protein L10, yielding MGRRPARCYRYCKNKPYPKSRFCRGVPDPKIRIFDLGKKKASVEDFPLCVHLVSDEYEQLSSEALEAGRICANKYMVKNAGKDQFHIRMRLHPFHVIRINKMLSCAGADRLQTGMRGAFGKPQGTVARVHIGQPIMSVRSSDRHKAAVVEALRRAKFKFPGRQKIYVSKKWGFTKYDRAEYEELKAAGRLAPDGCNVKYLPEHGPLEEWKKFRKVLAAA